In a single window of the Delftia tsuruhatensis genome:
- a CDS encoding PLP-dependent aminotransferase family protein translates to MSSPLASDPRHQWSRLFVLPEQPGLPLKDRLRLALVRPILEGRLPPGAPMPPSRELSRLMAVSRNTVTTVYEQLVDEGFLQSRPRSGVFVARDSRLAGVDRTLAVPAPGPDGPAPDWALRVLRSLTDRHTLSKPQQWHEYPYPFVYGMHDPALFPTEGFRECCTRSLARAQMPHWTPDFETDDVPDLIEQIRLRLLPRRGVFALREEILVTVGAQQAFYLLADALLDPSRRMGFEEPGHPHARNTFSLRRPHWVPVAVDGEGVVVDGLPALDYLFVTPSHQSPTTVTLSLRRREQLLRRAERDDFVIIEDDYEAENLYQGTPMPALKSLDKSGRVIYVGSLSKSLSPALRLGYIVAPRALIDELRVLRHAMVRHPSAFLQHTYALFLSLGHHETHARRVNQAMQERVAQVERSLRAHLPDFHSRQPQGGASLWVQAPAWLDADALAAVARRHGVLIEAGSAFFATPRQPCPFFRLRLSSIATDQIDAGIQALARAVMELDSARNHCCA, encoded by the coding sequence ATGAGTTCACCGCTTGCTTCCGACCCACGCCACCAGTGGTCCCGCCTGTTCGTGCTGCCCGAGCAGCCCGGCCTGCCGCTCAAGGACAGGCTGCGCCTGGCCCTGGTCCGGCCCATCCTCGAAGGGCGCCTGCCGCCGGGCGCGCCCATGCCGCCCTCGCGCGAGCTGTCACGCCTGATGGCGGTGTCGCGCAACACCGTGACCACGGTCTACGAGCAATTGGTGGACGAGGGCTTTCTCCAGTCCCGCCCGCGCAGCGGTGTCTTCGTGGCCCGGGACTCGCGCCTGGCCGGCGTGGACAGGACACTGGCCGTGCCGGCGCCGGGCCCGGACGGGCCGGCGCCGGACTGGGCCCTGCGCGTGCTGCGCTCGCTCACGGACAGGCACACGCTGTCCAAGCCGCAGCAGTGGCACGAGTACCCCTATCCCTTCGTCTACGGCATGCACGACCCCGCGCTGTTTCCCACCGAGGGCTTCCGGGAATGCTGCACGCGCAGCCTGGCGCGCGCCCAGATGCCGCACTGGACGCCGGACTTCGAGACCGACGACGTGCCCGACCTGATCGAGCAGATCCGCCTGCGGCTGCTGCCCCGGCGCGGCGTGTTCGCGCTGCGCGAGGAAATCCTGGTGACCGTGGGCGCCCAGCAGGCCTTCTACCTGCTGGCCGATGCCCTGCTGGATCCGTCCCGGCGCATGGGCTTCGAGGAGCCCGGCCATCCCCATGCGCGCAATACCTTCTCGCTGCGCCGCCCGCACTGGGTGCCCGTGGCCGTGGATGGGGAAGGCGTGGTGGTGGACGGCCTGCCGGCCCTGGACTACCTGTTCGTCACCCCGTCGCACCAGAGCCCGACCACGGTGACGCTGAGCCTGCGGCGGCGCGAGCAGCTGCTGCGCCGCGCGGAGCGGGACGATTTCGTGATCATCGAGGATGACTACGAGGCCGAGAACCTCTACCAGGGCACGCCCATGCCCGCGCTCAAGAGCCTGGACAAGAGCGGTCGCGTGATCTATGTGGGCTCGCTGTCCAAGAGCCTGTCGCCCGCGCTGCGGCTGGGCTACATCGTCGCGCCGCGCGCGCTCATCGACGAGCTGCGCGTGCTGCGCCACGCCATGGTGCGCCATCCCAGCGCCTTCCTGCAGCACACCTACGCGCTGTTCCTGTCGCTGGGGCACCACGAGACCCATGCGCGGCGCGTGAACCAGGCCATGCAGGAGCGCGTGGCCCAGGTGGAGCGTTCGCTGCGCGCGCATCTGCCGGACTTCCACTCCCGCCAGCCCCAGGGTGGCGCCTCACTGTGGGTGCAGGCGCCGGCATGGCTCGATGCCGATGCACTGGCCGCCGTGGCGCGCCGCCATGGCGTGCTGATCGAGGCAGGCAGCGCGTTCTTTGCGACGCCGCGCCAGCCCTGCCCCTTTTTCCGGCTGCGCCTGTCGTCCATTGCCACCGATCAGATCGATGCCGGCATCCAGGCGCTGGCGCGGGCGGTAATGGAGCTGGACTCAGCCCGCAATCACTGCTGCGCGTAG
- a CDS encoding ABC transporter substrate-binding protein translates to MFRTTFRTTFRTTLRYRALGALALAGALATLAATPLQAQESRRGGTLVVGSTQVPRHLNGAVQSGIATAMPSTQLFASPLRFDDQWKPQPYLAESWKLAEDGKSLTLNLRRNAVFHDGKPITSADVAFSIMAIKANHPFQTMLGPVEKVDTPDPYTAIIRMNAPHPAILLAMSPALAPILPKHIYGDGADLKTHARNSADVVGSGPFKLTEFRAGQRIVMERFDKFFLPGRPYLDKLVFHIVPDSSSLLLSLERGDVQMVPYVSLSMDLRRLAANPQITLTSKGFEGIGSLNWLAINTARKPLDDVRVRKAIAHAIDKNFITKALMGGFATVADGPLVAGSPFAATDLVRYPPDLKKSAALLDEAGLKPGTNGERFKITIDYLPGVDEQQKNVAEYVRAQLKKVGVAVEVRASADFPAWARRLATHEFDLSMDTVFNWGDPVIGVHRSYLSTNIKPVVWTNTQSYRNPQVDELLNTASSTLDTAERKKLYAAFQKTVTDELPVIFINNSPYHTAARKNVGNLPTTIWGPASPYDEIFLK, encoded by the coding sequence ATGTTCCGCACCACTTTCCGCACCACTTTCCGCACCACGCTCCGATACCGCGCCCTGGGCGCCCTGGCCCTTGCCGGCGCGCTGGCGACCCTGGCGGCCACGCCGCTGCAAGCGCAGGAGTCCAGGCGCGGCGGCACCCTGGTCGTGGGCAGCACCCAGGTGCCACGGCACCTGAACGGCGCCGTGCAATCGGGCATTGCCACGGCCATGCCTTCCACCCAGCTGTTCGCCAGCCCGCTGCGCTTCGATGACCAGTGGAAGCCCCAGCCCTACCTGGCCGAATCCTGGAAGCTGGCCGAGGACGGCAAGTCGCTGACCCTGAACCTGCGCAGGAATGCCGTGTTCCACGACGGCAAGCCCATCACCTCGGCCGACGTGGCCTTCTCCATCATGGCCATCAAGGCCAACCATCCGTTCCAGACCATGCTGGGGCCCGTGGAGAAGGTGGACACGCCCGACCCCTACACGGCCATCATCCGCATGAACGCGCCGCATCCGGCCATCCTGCTGGCCATGAGCCCGGCGCTGGCGCCCATACTGCCCAAGCACATCTATGGCGATGGTGCCGACCTCAAGACCCATGCGCGCAACAGCGCCGACGTGGTGGGCTCGGGGCCGTTCAAGCTGACCGAGTTCCGCGCGGGCCAGCGCATCGTGATGGAGCGCTTCGACAAGTTCTTCCTACCCGGCCGGCCCTATCTGGACAAGCTGGTCTTCCACATCGTTCCCGACTCCTCCAGCCTGCTGCTGAGCCTGGAGCGGGGTGATGTGCAGATGGTGCCCTATGTGTCGCTGTCGATGGATCTCAGGCGCCTGGCCGCCAACCCCCAGATCACGCTGACCAGCAAGGGCTTCGAGGGCATAGGCTCGCTCAACTGGCTGGCCATCAACACCGCCAGGAAGCCGCTGGACGATGTGCGCGTGCGCAAGGCCATTGCCCATGCCATCGACAAGAACTTCATCACCAAGGCGCTGATGGGCGGCTTTGCCACCGTGGCCGACGGGCCGCTGGTGGCCGGCAGCCCCTTTGCCGCCACCGACCTGGTGCGCTATCCGCCGGACCTCAAGAAGTCCGCCGCGCTGCTGGACGAGGCAGGCCTCAAGCCCGGCACCAATGGCGAGCGCTTCAAGATCACCATCGACTACCTGCCCGGCGTGGACGAGCAGCAAAAGAACGTGGCCGAGTATGTGCGCGCCCAGCTCAAGAAGGTGGGCGTGGCGGTGGAGGTGCGCGCCTCGGCCGACTTTCCGGCCTGGGCCAGGCGGCTGGCCACGCACGAGTTCGATCTGTCCATGGACACGGTCTTCAACTGGGGCGACCCGGTCATCGGCGTGCACCGCAGCTACCTGTCCACCAACATCAAGCCCGTGGTCTGGACCAATACCCAGTCCTACCGCAATCCCCAGGTGGACGAGCTGCTGAACACGGCCAGCAGCACGCTGGACACGGCCGAGCGCAAGAAGCTCTATGCGGCCTTCCAGAAGACCGTGACGGACGAGCTGCCGGTGATCTTCATCAACAACTCGCCCTATCACACTGCCGCGCGCAAGAACGTGGGCAACCTGCCGACCACGATCTGGGGGCCAGCCTCGCCCTATGACGAGATCTTTCTGAAGTAG
- a CDS encoding ABC transporter permease, translated as MAFIRILLKRLLQGLALVLTVVVLNFMLVHAAPGDPVETIAGASGGMEPELMAELRTRYGLDRPLPVQLGIYLARVASGDLGYSYFFNLPVAQMIAERVPATLLLVLAAVLAAFVVGTLLGVLSSRRPNGLLSQCITVLSLVGFAAPVFWTGMLLVLVFASWWPILPVSGMRSADAAGGGGLADLLDVARHLVLPALTLALVYLAQYSRLSRASMLDVLGADYIRTARAKGLAEQAVLYRHALRNALLPVVTMLGLQFGNVMAGAIIVETVFNWPGLGRLAFDSVLRRDYPTLLGVLLFSAIVVVVMNLVTDLCYRLIDPRIKAA; from the coding sequence ATGGCTTTTATTCGCATACTCCTCAAGCGGCTGCTGCAGGGCCTGGCGCTGGTGCTGACCGTGGTGGTACTGAACTTCATGCTGGTGCATGCGGCGCCCGGCGATCCCGTGGAGACCATTGCCGGCGCCAGCGGCGGCATGGAGCCCGAGCTCATGGCCGAGCTGCGCACACGCTACGGGCTGGACCGGCCGTTGCCCGTGCAGCTGGGCATCTACCTGGCGCGCGTGGCCAGCGGGGATCTGGGCTACTCCTACTTTTTCAACCTGCCGGTGGCGCAGATGATTGCCGAGCGCGTGCCTGCCACCTTGCTGCTGGTGCTGGCCGCCGTGCTCGCGGCCTTCGTGGTGGGCACGCTGCTGGGCGTGCTGTCCTCGCGCCGGCCCAACGGCCTGCTGTCGCAGTGCATCACCGTGCTGTCACTGGTGGGCTTTGCGGCGCCCGTGTTCTGGACCGGCATGCTGCTGGTGCTGGTCTTCGCTTCCTGGTGGCCCATCCTGCCGGTGTCGGGCATGCGCTCGGCCGATGCGGCGGGCGGCGGCGGACTGGCCGACCTGCTGGACGTGGCGCGGCACCTGGTGCTGCCCGCGCTGACGCTGGCCCTGGTCTACCTGGCGCAGTACAGCCGGCTGTCGCGCGCGTCCATGCTGGACGTGCTGGGCGCGGACTACATCCGCACGGCGCGTGCCAAGGGTCTGGCCGAACAGGCCGTGCTCTACCGCCATGCGCTGCGCAACGCGCTGCTGCCCGTGGTGACCATGCTGGGCCTGCAGTTCGGCAACGTCATGGCCGGCGCCATCATCGTGGAGACGGTCTTCAACTGGCCGGGCCTGGGCCGGCTGGCCTTCGACTCGGTGCTGCGGCGCGACTATCCGACCCTCCTGGGCGTGCTGCTGTTCTCCGCCATCGTCGTGGTCGTGATGAACCTCGTCACCGACCTGTGCTACCGGCTCATCGATCCCCGCATCAAGGCGGCCTGA
- a CDS encoding ABC transporter permease, giving the protein MHAIAPPLSAPQAGTPLPALGEHPAREALRMFLRNPSAIAGMAMLLIVLLVAIAGPWIWPADPFEIRTMPQTPPFSAEAWLGSDQMGRDVLTGIVHGGRATLMVGAFAALLSVCIGVTLGALAGYYGGRVDALLMRVTEFFQVLPALLFAMVVVTLFSPSLATVTLAIGSVSWPATARLTRAEFLRIRQLEFVRAERAIGARHSRILWKVILPNALPPLVVSATLAVGAAILFEAGLSFLGLGDPNQMSWGLMIGSARQYLLSCWWAVAFPGAAIFVTVLAVSLIGDGLNDALNPKLRER; this is encoded by the coding sequence ATGCATGCCATCGCCCCTCCGCTTTCCGCACCGCAGGCGGGCACGCCGCTGCCGGCCCTGGGTGAACACCCGGCCCGCGAGGCCCTGCGCATGTTCCTGCGCAACCCCTCGGCCATTGCCGGCATGGCCATGCTGCTCATCGTGCTGCTGGTGGCCATCGCCGGCCCCTGGATCTGGCCTGCGGACCCGTTCGAGATCCGCACCATGCCCCAGACCCCGCCGTTCAGCGCCGAGGCCTGGCTGGGCAGCGACCAGATGGGGCGCGACGTGCTCACGGGCATCGTCCACGGCGGGCGGGCCACGCTGATGGTGGGCGCCTTCGCGGCCCTGCTGTCGGTGTGCATCGGCGTGACGCTGGGGGCGCTGGCCGGCTACTACGGCGGCCGCGTCGATGCGCTGCTGATGCGCGTGACCGAGTTCTTCCAGGTGCTGCCGGCGCTGCTGTTCGCCATGGTGGTGGTCACGCTGTTCTCGCCCTCGCTGGCCACGGTCACGCTGGCCATCGGCAGCGTCAGCTGGCCGGCCACGGCGCGGCTGACGCGTGCCGAGTTCCTGCGCATCCGGCAGCTGGAGTTCGTGCGCGCCGAACGTGCCATCGGCGCGCGCCACAGCCGCATCCTCTGGAAGGTGATCCTGCCCAATGCGCTGCCGCCGCTGGTGGTCTCGGCCACGCTGGCTGTGGGCGCGGCCATCCTGTTCGAGGCCGGACTGTCCTTCCTGGGCCTGGGTGACCCCAACCAGATGAGCTGGGGCCTGATGATCGGGTCGGCCCGCCAGTACCTGCTGTCCTGCTGGTGGGCCGTGGCTTTTCCCGGTGCCGCCATCTTCGTCACCGTGCTGGCCGTCAGCCTGATCGGCGACGGGCTCAACGACGCACTCAATCCCAAGCTGAGGGAGCGCTGA
- a CDS encoding ABC transporter ATP-binding protein: MDHDIPPLLQVSGLRVAFQGRRGQATVLNGVDFDLRAGETLCVVGESGCGKSMTALALLRLIPSPPGRIAGGQVRLLGEDLLAASEARMRQVRGNRISMIFQEPMTSLNPVFTVGAQIAESLRLHAGLDAAAAHARAVDMLRQVGIPAPERRAHEYPHQLSGGMRQRVMIAMALACRPDILIADEPTTALDVTVQAQIFDLLRELQREKGTAIVLITHDMGAVAEMADRVMVMYAGRVIEQGRCEQVLSAPAHPYTRGLIACLPELGSSQAGGRTELPEIPGVVPSIWELGSGCAFRARCREALPRCTDEVPPLIALGEVGHGVACWLHATEPAARADAEALA, from the coding sequence ATGGACCACGATATCCCCCCCCTGCTGCAGGTCAGCGGCCTGCGCGTGGCCTTCCAGGGCCGGCGCGGCCAGGCCACGGTGCTCAACGGCGTGGATTTCGATCTGCGCGCGGGCGAGACCCTGTGCGTGGTCGGCGAATCCGGCTGCGGCAAGAGCATGACGGCGCTGGCGCTGCTGCGCCTCATTCCCTCGCCGCCGGGTCGCATCGCGGGCGGGCAGGTGCGCCTCCTGGGCGAGGATCTGCTGGCGGCCAGCGAAGCGCGCATGCGCCAGGTGCGCGGCAACCGCATCTCCATGATCTTCCAGGAGCCCATGACCTCGCTGAACCCCGTGTTCACCGTGGGCGCGCAGATCGCCGAATCGCTGCGCCTGCATGCGGGGCTGGACGCGGCGGCGGCGCATGCGCGCGCGGTGGACATGCTGCGGCAGGTCGGCATCCCGGCGCCCGAGCGGCGCGCGCACGAGTACCCGCACCAGCTGTCGGGCGGCATGCGCCAGCGCGTGATGATCGCCATGGCCCTGGCCTGCCGGCCCGACATCCTGATCGCCGACGAGCCCACCACGGCGCTGGACGTGACCGTGCAGGCGCAGATCTTCGACCTGCTGCGCGAACTGCAGCGCGAAAAGGGCACGGCCATCGTGCTGATCACGCATGACATGGGGGCCGTGGCCGAGATGGCCGACCGCGTCATGGTCATGTACGCGGGCCGCGTGATCGAGCAGGGCCGCTGCGAGCAGGTGCTGTCGGCACCGGCCCACCCCTACACGCGCGGCCTGATCGCCTGCCTGCCCGAGCTGGGCAGCAGCCAGGCAGGCGGGCGCACCGAGCTGCCCGAGATCCCCGGCGTCGTGCCCTCGATCTGGGAGCTGGGCAGCGGCTGCGCCTTTCGTGCGCGCTGCCGCGAGGCCCTGCCGCGCTGCACGGACGAAGTGCCGCCGCTGATCGCGCTGGGCGAGGTCGGCCATGGCGTGGCCTGCTGGCTGCACGCCACCGAGCCCGCCGCGCGCGCCGACGCGGAGGCACTGGCATGA